ATGGCAATGCAAATGGAAGCAATGATGTAATACCGCTGGGAGCTTGCGGTATTTTCAGCAAAATATTCCCCGTCAAATTCGATAACAAGAGCGCCAACCGTGACTCCGTTGCTTTTGATCGGTTCGCAAGACGGAATGATCATGCCCCATGATGTATTAAGGATCTCTGTTCCATGAAAAACATCACCATCCAGACATTTGTTCACAGCGGGGAGAATTTCGGCTTCTATGGGCGAACCGCTGGCACGAAAATCTTCTGAATCCCGTGGCAGGCCATCAACAACATATATGGCATTGCCTTCAGAATTGCGCTTTGCCGTGTAGAGATACCTGACGGCGGTTATTTTACGAACGTCGTCAAGCTCTTGCTGCACCTTATTGTAAAGGTGCGAGTCCGCATCTTTGTCATTATAAATTGCAGTGAAGTTTTCTGGCGGTATGCGGTCAAGCAGGAGAGAAAAAATGGCGTCTGACCTCATGGTTGTTATGAGTTTTAAATCAAGATTTCTGTAATAATAGAAAATTGAAGTTATCAACACCGCAGTTATTATTATGGAAATAACAACGAGAGAGAGTAATTTTAACTCTGCGCGTGAGAAGGTTTTATCAAATTTGTTTCTGTCTGTTGATTCTGTATAGTACTTCTTAAGCATATCATATTCCCTTGAAAAAAATGCGATGATGGCTTCTCAATTTATACGCTACAATAAACTATATTTGAGATCAAGCATCTCAACTTTTCGAAATAATTATCTTATAATAAACAAGATATTGAAGCAAAATTTTTTATGAGTCAAATTGGTTGCGTAAATATAAGTTAACTTAATCTGCAAATATTAACATCGAAAGTGTGGTTGAAGTTATTGCCAGCTTGCATAAGTAACCACGCAGTTACGTTTTTTGTCTGGGAGGGATATGCCTGTAGTGGGTGAACTGGCGGTATTGGCAGTACAAGCGATGGCAAAAAGGTGAGATTGTGAAAAAGTGTTTTTTTGCACTGTTGCAAAAAAACACCTTTTTAAATTATATTGCAAATTTAGTATGTTATAAAAAATATGTTGTAAATTTGCAACAATGAGAATTGATGGCGGTTTCTGAAATTTTGGAGATATTTTTAAAAAATATAAATATTACATATAGTTAAATATAATGGCACGGATGATGCTCATAGGTGGTCATTGAGATGAATATCACAAGCATCTCGCTTGAACATAATCACCATTCAGGAGTTTCATCATGAGTCAGTGCGGTTGCTGCATGTCCCCCCAGGAAGAACGCGTTGTCAATAAGAGCGTTGACCGTAAAGGGCGCGAGCGCGTTTACGGCATTCTGGAACAGAACCAGTTCAGCCTTCCCCACGTGGACGTTGAGCGCGCCAAGTATTTCACCGAATCCATGCGCGAAACCGAAGGTGAACTGCTGACCCTGCGCTGGGCCAAGGCCCTGAAAAACGTGGCCGAAAAAATCACCGTATACATTACCCCCAACCAGCTTATTGCTGGCCGCGTGGGCAAGTTTGGCCGTTACGGCATTCTGTACCCTGAAATCGACGGCGACTTTTACCGCGAAGTACTGGCCGACCTGGAGCACCGCGACAAGAGCCCCTTCCAGATTTCGCAGGAAGACATCAAGGTTGTTATGGAAGAGATTGCCCCCTACTGGGAAGGCAAGACCTACCATGAACACCTCAACAAGACCCTGCCTGCCGAAATCCGCAACGTCACCTATGTGGACGAACGCGGCCTCAAGTCCAAGTTCGTGGTGAGCGAAACCTCGTCCTACCGCTCGGCCCTTCAGTGGGTGCCGGACTACGAAAAGGTCATCAAGCGCGGCTTCCTCGACATCCAGAAAGAAGCCCGCGAAAAGCTTGCCACCCTTGATCTGACCAACTCCGTTGATCTGTGGGACAAGAAGCCCTTCCTCGAAGCCATGATCATCGTGTGCGACTCCATCATGATCTGGGCCAAGCGCCACGCCGATCTGGCCCGTGAACTTGCCGCCAAGGAAGGCGACCCCAAGCGCAAGGCCGAGCTGCTCCAGATCGCCGAAACCTGCGATCACGTGCCCGCTCACCCTGCCCGCAGCTTCCGCGAAGCCATGCAGTGCCAGTGGTTTGTGCAGATGTTCTCGCGCATCGAGCAGAAGGCCAGCGCCATCATCTCCAATGGCCGTATGGACCAGTACCTGTACCCCCTGTACAAAAAGGACATTGAAGAAGGCATCATCAGCCGCGAAGAAGCCAAGGAACTGCTTGAATGCATGTGGGTGGATATGGCCCAGTTCATCGACCTGTACATCAACCCCACGGGCGTTGAATTTCAGGAAGGCTATGCTCACTGGGAAGCCGTGACCATCGGCGGCCAGACCCCCGATGGCGAAGACGCCACCAACGATCTGACCTACCTGTTCCTTGAATCCAAGCGCGAATTCCCGCTCAACTACCCCGACCTTGCCGCGCGCATCCACTCCCGTTCGCCCGAACGCTTCCTGCGCGAAGTGGCCCTGACCATCAAGGACGGCTCCGGCTTCCCCAAGCTCATTAACGATGAAGAAGTGGTGTTCCTCAACACCATCAAGGGCTGCCCGGTCAACGAAGCTCTGGACTACGCCGTTTCCGGCTGCACAGAAACGCGCATGCCCAACCGCGATACCTACACCTCCGGTTGCGTGTACGTGAACTTTGCCACCGCCCTTGAAATGACCATGTACAATGGCCGCATGCAGCACTACGGCGATGAGGTTGTGGGCCTTGAAACGGGCGAAGCGACCTCCTTCAAGTGCTGGGAAGACTTTTACGAAGCTTACAAGGCCCAGCACCTCAACCTGCTGCGCAAGGCCTTCCAGCAGCAGCATGTGGTGGACAAGCTGCGCCCGCAGCACTTTGCCGCGCCGCTTTCTTCCGTGCTGCACAACCTGTGCATGGAAAACCTCATGGATCTGCACTGCGAAAAGATCCCCGGCGGCGTGGATTACTCCTACTTTGAATTCCTGGGCTACGGCACTGTTGTGGACTCCCTTGCCGCCATCAAAAAGCTGGTGTTTGAAGAAAAACGCCTGAGCATGAAAGAAGTGGTGGAAGCCTGCAAGGCCGACTTCAAGGGCGCCGAACCCGTGCGCGAAATGCTGCGCAACGCCCCCTGCTACGGCAACAATGATCCCTACGTGGACAGCATTGCCAAGGACGTTGACCGCGTGACCCAGGTGGAAGCCGAAAAGAGCTCCCGCGATCGCGGCGTGCATGTGGACGTGCGCTACGTGCCCATCACCTCGCATGTACCCTTTGGCAAGGTGGTTTCCGCCACGCCCAATGGCCGTCATGCCTGGACTGCGCTTTCCGACGGTTCTTCCGCTTCGCACGGCGCGGACAAGAACGGCCCCACTGCGGTTCTGCTTTCCAACTACCATTCCAAGAACTACGGCATGACCAACCGCGCTTCCCGCCTGCTGAACATCAAGCTGTCGCCCAAGTGCGTTTCCGGCGATGAAGGCACGGAGAAGATCGTGAACCTTATCCGCACCTGGTGCGACCTCAAGCTGTGGCACCTGCAGTTCAACATCGTGAACAGGCAGACCCTGCTCAACGCCCAGAAAGAACCCGACAACTACCGCAGCCTGCTGGTGCGTATCGCAGGGTACAGTGCATACTTCTGCGATCTTTCCCGCGACTTGCAGAACGACATCATCGACCGTACCGAACACGCCCAGTTCTAAATATATCGCCGCGAGGGGCTTTTGCCGGACTGCGTCAAGTTTCTTGCCGGATACCAAAGGCCCCTCGCAGCGATACTCTCCAAAACCCTCAAACAAACAGACCGTCAGGGGAGGGGGCAAGTCCCCTCCCGCAAATTTTCAGCGCAGACATCAGCCGTTTAACAGAGCGCAAGCCCGCCATCTGCTCCTGATTTCTGACCGCGTTGACCTTGCCAACGCTCCGGGGGGAGGGGAGCAATCCCTTCCCCTTTTGAATTTACTCAAACGGCGCGCCAGGGCTGGCCGCACACCAAGGATGACCCCATGACTGACGCACAAGTACAAGGTGTTGTTTTTAATATACAGAAGTTCAGCGTGCACGATGGCGAAGGTATCCGCACCCTGGTTTTCCTCAAGGGTTGCCCTCTGCGTTGCCGCTGGTGCAGTAACCCCGAGTCGCAGAATCTTCATCCCGAGCATGCCTTCAATCCCTCGCGTTGCCTTACTGCCCAGGTCTGCGGGCGCTGCCTCAATGCCTGTACTTCGGGCGCGCTTAGCCTTGTGGATGGCCTGATTGCGCATGACCGCAGCAAGTGCAGCGAGTGCTTTGCCTGTGTGCGGGCCTGCCCCTCGGGCGCGCAGAGCGTATACGGCGAAACCATGTCTGTGCGTCAGGTACTTGATAAAGTTGAAGAGGACGGCGTGTTCTATCACCGTTCCGGCGGCGGCATGACACTCTCCGGCGGTGAGGCCCTCATGCAGCACGAATTTGCCAATGCCCTGCTGCGCGAGGCCCGCAAACATCACATCAATACCACCATCGAAACCTGCGGCTGCTATCCCTACGAGCATCTGCATGAGGCCTGCAAGCACCTGAACAAGCTTATTTTTGACATAAAGAGCCTTGACCCTGTGCAGCACAAAAAGCATACGGGCGTGGATAATATGCTGATTTTGCGCAATTTTGCACGAGTCTGCGAGGACTTTCCCCAGTTGCCCATACTTGCGCGCACCCCGGTTATCCCCGGATTCAATGACACCGAGGACGATATCCTGGCTATCCGCGAGTCGATCCCCCGCCGGCCCAATATTCAGTACGAGCTGTTAGGCTACCACCGTATGGGGCAGCCCAAGTATGGCTACCTTGGCCGCCAGTATGAACTGGAAGGCGCAAAGCTTGATGAAGCAAAGATGGAGCACTTGAGAAAAATTGCTTCTTAGTGCTGAATTTGTTGTATTTTTATGGAATCAAGCGCCAGGACCGCAAGGCCCTGGCGTTCTGTTTTTGGGGATGAATATTCGTGGTTGTGTAAAAATGCACAGCCAGCTATTTGGTGTGTGTTTTTTTGCACAAGTTGGTTGCTCAGTTTTTATATAACATGCTTATTTATAATAATAAAATATTGTTTTTTGGTTTGTTGCATTTTTGCAACAAGTGGATGCATGCGGGGGGAAATTATAAACAATTCTTATTCCTGATTAAAATATAGAATTATTCTATGTAGTTATAAAATAATTCTTCTTAGTTTTTGCCATTTGTAATCAGATTGAGGGCAGTGTGCAGCACTATGTGTGAGTGCAGCCAACCGGTGCAGTTTTTTCAGAAATATATTTTCCCTCCATATTTTTTATAATACATTGATATTATAGATATTTTTTAACAATATCAATTGCCATCACTATTAGGAGGTTTGTTTTTGCACTCAATTTCACAATAGGCACGCTTCTTGCCTTTAGGGATGCATAGCCGCGAGGCACAATTTTTATTCCTAAAGGAATGTTTCATGAACATCATTGATTTCCGTTTTCGCCCCAGCACCCCTGACGCCGTTAAGGGAATGCTTTCCAACAAAGTGTTCGGCGGCATGTTTGAACTTTTCAAATACGCTGACCGGGCCAAGCCAGAGCCTATTGAAAAGATCGTTGCCGACATGGAAAAGCAGGGCGTGGTCAAAGGGGTTGTGACAGGGCGTGACGCTGAAACCACCTATGGTCTTGGATCCGCCAATCCCGGCATTCTTGAGCTCATGCGACAGTACCCGGACAAGTTCATCGGCTTTGCCGGTCTTGATCCCCACAAGGGCATGGATGCCACAGCAGAGCTTACAAACATGGTGAACAAGGGCATGCGCGGCGCGGCCATTGACCCGTATCTTGCGCGCATTCCTGCCAGCCATGCCAGGTATTATCCCATCTACGCCAAATGCTGCGAACTTGACGTGCCCATCGTCATCACAACCGGCCCAGCCACTCTGGTGGATGGCGCGGTGATGGACGATGCCCACCCCCGGCACATCGACCGCATCGCCGCCGACTTTCCCAAGCTCAAGATTGTTATCAGCCACGGCTGCTACCCCTGGGTGAGCGAGGTCATCATGACCGTGCACCGTAACCGCAACGTGTACATCGACCTTGCGGAATACGAGGAACAGCCTTTCTCCGAGGGCTACATCAAGGCCGCCAATACCCTCATCGGCGACAAGGTGCTCTTTGCCAGCGCCGCGCCCTTTATGGATTTTCAGGAGCAGATCGAGCTGTACAAGCGGCTCCCCTTTACGCCGGAAACGCTTGAAAACGTCATGTACAACAACGCGGCGCGTCTGCTCAATCTTTAATGATTGCAGGCGCAGGCCGCGAGGCTGCGCATCTGCCCAGTGAGTTTTGACCGGGAGCGGAATTGGTTTCGTGTCCTGGTAGTGAATAAACGAAGTGGCTTCAGGGAATGTTCCCCCCGGGCGCTAGCGCTTTGGCGCAAAGGCCAGTATGAACATCCAGGCAAAAGGATCAAAGGAAAACCATGCATAGCGAACAAATGACTCACGACCAGAAGAAGAATCTGCGCCGCGTTGTGGCTTCGTCCATCATCGGCGCCGTCATCGAATGGTACGACTTCTTCCTGTACGGCGTTGTGGCCGGGCTTTTCTTCAACAAGCTGTATTTTCCAGATTTTGACGCGCGTATCGGCACTATGCTTGCTTTTGCCACTTTTGCGGTCGGCTTTGTGGCGCGGCCTTTGGGCGGCGTGATTT
Above is a window of Desulfovibrio desulfuricans DSM 642 DNA encoding:
- a CDS encoding GGDEF domain-containing protein, translated to MLKKYYTESTDRNKFDKTFSRAELKLLSLVVISIIITAVLITSIFYYYRNLDLKLITTMRSDAIFSLLLDRIPPENFTAIYNDKDADSHLYNKVQQELDDVRKITAVRYLYTAKRNSEGNAIYVVDGLPRDSEDFRASGSPIEAEILPAVNKCLDGDVFHGTEILNTSWGMIIPSCEPIKSNGVTVGALVIEFDGEYFAENTASSQRYYIIASICIAIGVGFVAIVLIRSFSIPLYQWLAYTDLLTGAMNRNAFELATHKLRGAEQQKNITVVSCDLNKLKAINDQFGHSAGDEHIRALAQLLMKNFRTQGSTYRIGGDEFVTLLFNASLDATEKKIAEICVEARQVTIGNFCLCFSYGIAQFDPAQDDSIDDTISRADVKMYHYKCAKREAEAAKTII
- the hpsG gene encoding (2S)-3-sulfopropanediol dehydratase, whose protein sequence is MSQCGCCMSPQEERVVNKSVDRKGRERVYGILEQNQFSLPHVDVERAKYFTESMRETEGELLTLRWAKALKNVAEKITVYITPNQLIAGRVGKFGRYGILYPEIDGDFYREVLADLEHRDKSPFQISQEDIKVVMEEIAPYWEGKTYHEHLNKTLPAEIRNVTYVDERGLKSKFVVSETSSYRSALQWVPDYEKVIKRGFLDIQKEAREKLATLDLTNSVDLWDKKPFLEAMIIVCDSIMIWAKRHADLARELAAKEGDPKRKAELLQIAETCDHVPAHPARSFREAMQCQWFVQMFSRIEQKASAIISNGRMDQYLYPLYKKDIEEGIISREEAKELLECMWVDMAQFIDLYINPTGVEFQEGYAHWEAVTIGGQTPDGEDATNDLTYLFLESKREFPLNYPDLAARIHSRSPERFLREVALTIKDGSGFPKLINDEEVVFLNTIKGCPVNEALDYAVSGCTETRMPNRDTYTSGCVYVNFATALEMTMYNGRMQHYGDEVVGLETGEATSFKCWEDFYEAYKAQHLNLLRKAFQQQHVVDKLRPQHFAAPLSSVLHNLCMENLMDLHCEKIPGGVDYSYFEFLGYGTVVDSLAAIKKLVFEEKRLSMKEVVEACKADFKGAEPVREMLRNAPCYGNNDPYVDSIAKDVDRVTQVEAEKSSRDRGVHVDVRYVPITSHVPFGKVVSATPNGRHAWTALSDGSSASHGADKNGPTAVLLSNYHSKNYGMTNRASRLLNIKLSPKCVSGDEGTEKIVNLIRTWCDLKLWHLQFNIVNRQTLLNAQKEPDNYRSLLVRIAGYSAYFCDLSRDLQNDIIDRTEHAQF
- the hpsH gene encoding (2S)-3-sulfopropanediol dehydratase activating enzyme; the encoded protein is MTDAQVQGVVFNIQKFSVHDGEGIRTLVFLKGCPLRCRWCSNPESQNLHPEHAFNPSRCLTAQVCGRCLNACTSGALSLVDGLIAHDRSKCSECFACVRACPSGAQSVYGETMSVRQVLDKVEEDGVFYHRSGGGMTLSGGEALMQHEFANALLREARKHHINTTIETCGCYPYEHLHEACKHLNKLIFDIKSLDPVQHKKHTGVDNMLILRNFARVCEDFPQLPILARTPVIPGFNDTEDDILAIRESIPRRPNIQYELLGYHRMGQPKYGYLGRQYELEGAKLDEAKMEHLRKIAS
- a CDS encoding amidohydrolase family protein, coding for MNIIDFRFRPSTPDAVKGMLSNKVFGGMFELFKYADRAKPEPIEKIVADMEKQGVVKGVVTGRDAETTYGLGSANPGILELMRQYPDKFIGFAGLDPHKGMDATAELTNMVNKGMRGAAIDPYLARIPASHARYYPIYAKCCELDVPIVITTGPATLVDGAVMDDAHPRHIDRIAADFPKLKIVISHGCYPWVSEVIMTVHRNRNVYIDLAEYEEQPFSEGYIKAANTLIGDKVLFASAAPFMDFQEQIELYKRLPFTPETLENVMYNNAARLLNL